Proteins found in one Crassostrea angulata isolate pt1a10 chromosome 3, ASM2561291v2, whole genome shotgun sequence genomic segment:
- the LOC128175934 gene encoding 30S ribosomal protein S12-like yields the protein MSLANLCQRFSRMMTTTNLKTTHKFVTNSSPLVNHAVEPRPGGSLILQRFETLNQMHRRGGPIQPKIKKPNKYLCGNAYKRGVVLKLVIKKPKKPNSAQRKCVRLKLSNGKEATAYIPGEGHNLQEHSIVLVRGGRLQDVPGVNLQCVRGKYDLAHVKKK from the exons ATGTCGCTTGCCAACCTTTGCCAGAGATTTTCACGGATGATGACAACCACCAACTTAAAAACAACACATAAATTTGTAACAA ATTCTTCACCATTGGTGAACCATGCAGTAGAACCACGACCGGGAGGCTCCCTTATTTTACAGAGGTTCGAGACCCTTAATCAGATGCACAGACGAGGAGGCCCCATACAGCCCAAGATAAAGAAACCAAATAAATATCTGTGTGGTAATGCCTATAAAAGAGGTGTTGTATTGAAGCTTGTCATCAAAAAGCCAAAGAAACCCAATTCTGCTCAGCGAAAATGTGTGCGTTTAAAACTAAGCAATGGGAAAGAGGCGACTGCTTATATTCCAGGCGAGGGACATAATTTACAGGAACACAGCATAGTGTTGGTGAGAGGAGGCCGACTTCAGGATGTACCTGGAGTAAACTTGCAGTGTGTACGGGGGAAATATGACTTAGCACATGtcaaaaagaaatga